One Candidatus Binataceae bacterium DNA segment encodes these proteins:
- the hisI gene encoding phosphoribosyl-AMP cyclohydrolase — MAKSAEIDFDKSGGVIPVVTQDYASGRLLMVAYMNREAFEETARTGRACYFSRSRNRLWRKGEESGNHQTVREIRLDCDADTILLRVDQHGDQVACHEGFESCFFRRLDGDAWVTVDTRKVDPSKYGPGYGHQPKASA; from the coding sequence ATGGCTAAATCTGCAGAAATTGATTTCGACAAGAGCGGCGGCGTCATCCCGGTAGTGACGCAGGACTATGCCAGTGGGCGGCTCCTAATGGTCGCCTATATGAATCGCGAGGCCTTCGAGGAGACCGCGCGTACGGGCCGCGCCTGCTACTTCTCGCGCTCGCGCAATCGCTTATGGCGCAAGGGTGAAGAGTCCGGCAACCATCAGACGGTGCGCGAAATCCGCCTCGACTGCGATGCCGACACCATCCTCTTGCGCGTTGATCAGCACGGCGACCAGGTCGCCTGCCACGAGGGCTTCGAGTCCTGTTTCTTCCGCCGCCTCGACGGCGACGCCTGGGTCACCGTCGATACGCGCAAAGTTGATCCCTCGAAATACGGTCCCGGCTACGGTCATCAACCCAAGGCGAGCGCCTGA
- the hisG gene encoding ATP phosphoribosyltransferase — MPDQSILKFGIPKGSLEAQTLELMRKSGWRISVGERSYIPRSDDPALSCRLLRPQEMPRYIADGTLDAGITGSDWIVENAVDLVQVESFIYSKVSLQPTRWVLCVPEKSPIQRLEDLAGKRVATEMVEFTRRTFAQRKVKVDVEFSWGVTEAKAADGLVDAVVEVTETGSSLRANGLRIVEELLTSTPVLVANQAAWLDDWKQAKIRQIAVLFKGALDAERRVGIKMNVSHEHLEAVIALLPSITAPTVSPLYPSPTLRGKAWCAVETVIAEQTVRELFPRLLEAGAVGIVEFPLNKIIG; from the coding sequence ATGCCTGACCAAAGCATTCTCAAATTCGGCATTCCCAAGGGCAGCCTCGAGGCCCAGACCCTCGAACTGATGCGCAAGTCGGGATGGCGCATTTCAGTCGGCGAGCGCTCCTACATCCCACGCTCCGACGACCCGGCCCTGAGCTGCCGCCTGCTGCGGCCGCAGGAGATGCCCCGTTACATCGCCGATGGCACCCTCGACGCCGGCATCACAGGCAGCGACTGGATCGTCGAAAACGCCGTCGATCTCGTCCAGGTCGAGAGCTTCATCTACTCGAAGGTCTCGCTGCAGCCGACCCGCTGGGTGCTCTGCGTGCCGGAGAAATCTCCGATCCAGCGCCTCGAAGATCTCGCCGGCAAGCGCGTCGCCACCGAGATGGTCGAGTTCACGCGCCGCACGTTCGCCCAGCGTAAAGTTAAAGTAGATGTTGAATTTTCTTGGGGAGTGACCGAGGCCAAAGCCGCCGACGGCCTGGTTGACGCGGTCGTCGAAGTGACCGAAACCGGCTCGTCGCTGCGCGCCAACGGATTGCGGATCGTCGAGGAGCTATTGACCTCGACGCCGGTCCTGGTAGCGAATCAAGCGGCTTGGCTGGATGACTGGAAGCAGGCGAAGATTCGCCAAATCGCCGTGCTCTTCAAGGGCGCGCTTGACGCCGAGCGGCGCGTCGGAATCAAAATGAACGTATCGCACGAGCACCTCGAAGCCGTGATCGCGTTACTGCCGTCGATCACTGCCCCAACGGTCTCACCGCTTTATCCCTCGCCCACCCTGAGAGGCAAGGCGTGGTGCGCGGTCGAGACCGTGATCGCCGAGCAGACCGTGCGCGAGCTTTTCCCACGACTGCTCGAAGCCGGCGCCGTCGGCATCGTCGAGTTTCCGCTCAACAAGATTATCGGCTAA
- a CDS encoding adenylate/guanylate cyclase domain-containing protein: MTALFADLKGSTQLMEDLDPEAAHAIVDPALRIMAEAVQRYGGYVARTTGDGIFALFGAPAAYEDHPQRALYAALQMQQELRADGQRRTAKGLQSLEARVGVHTGEVVAYSVETSGKVEYRLVGHTANLAARLESLAPVGSIATSEYTRQLCEGYFELRELGPVTVKGLSTPIEVYEVTGLGPLRSHFQLAARRGLTKFVGREHELAQMRRALELAIDGQGQIVAVMAEAGTGKSRLFHEFKATIRPTCKVLEAYSVSHGKASAWLPVLELLRGYFGIHDTDDAAARRAKVAAALSALDPALEDTEPYLFGLLGLVEGPDPIAQMDPQIKRQRTLDAIKRIVLRESLQQPVVVIFEDLHWIDAQTQALLDLLADGIARARVLLLVNYRPEYRHEWTNKSYYAQLRLDPLGGAEGAAMLAALLGEGVELDPLKRLIAERTGGNPFFIEEIVQALFDAGALTRNGVVKMTRSLSQLRLPPTVQGMIAARIDRLAAEQKELLQTLAVIGRESPRGLLRQIASLADTQFERTLADLQGDEFIYEQPTTIDVEYIFKHALTQEVAYNSLLIERRKLLHERVGQAIEALFPNQLEDRVTALAHHYSHSDNADKAVEYLGRAGQQAMRRSAHLAAIGNLKLGLEFLATLPETPERDWQELALQAALGPSLMETKGDSTPEVEAVCSRVAELGERIDETQYVFGARGGLFLNRMNRGQFEAAHGIATQLLSLARASDDPDKLLVAHTFMGIILFWTGELTSAHAHFEQAAERFDPPRQRRLIALYGMDIATGCSGYAAWPLWMLGRPDQALHRTRRTLSLAQERGHLSSSAMALHHAAFCHVFRREPRIARELLEAGLALANEHGFGFWTALDNILLGRALAQSSQEPEGIAHMEEGLEAARARGLGLELTYGALAEAYANTGRAAEGLRLIGETLATVSGIGQNSTEPELHRIKGELLLLEDRSELGEAERCFRTAIEKAQRIGAKSWELRATTSLAQLLGKHGRRAEARAMLAEIYNWFTEGFDTLDLIEAKALLDELNQES; the protein is encoded by the coding sequence GTGACGGCGCTATTCGCGGATCTCAAGGGCTCGACCCAGTTGATGGAGGATCTCGATCCCGAGGCAGCGCACGCGATCGTCGATCCGGCCCTGCGCATCATGGCCGAGGCGGTCCAGCGCTATGGAGGCTACGTCGCGCGGACCACCGGCGACGGGATCTTTGCGCTGTTCGGCGCGCCGGCGGCCTATGAGGACCATCCGCAGCGCGCGTTGTATGCCGCGCTCCAGATGCAGCAGGAGTTACGCGCGGATGGGCAACGTCGCACCGCCAAGGGGCTGCAATCACTCGAAGCCCGCGTCGGCGTCCACACCGGTGAAGTGGTGGCGTATTCGGTCGAGACCAGCGGGAAGGTGGAGTACCGGCTGGTCGGCCATACCGCCAATCTGGCGGCGCGGCTGGAGTCGCTGGCGCCGGTCGGTTCGATCGCGACCAGCGAGTATACGCGCCAACTCTGCGAGGGCTACTTCGAGTTGCGCGAGTTGGGACCGGTCACGGTCAAAGGCCTCAGCACACCAATCGAAGTATATGAAGTGACCGGGCTCGGCCCGCTGCGATCGCATTTTCAGCTGGCGGCGCGGCGCGGGTTGACGAAGTTTGTCGGCCGTGAGCACGAGCTTGCGCAGATGCGCCGCGCGCTCGAACTCGCGATTGACGGGCAGGGGCAGATCGTCGCGGTGATGGCCGAGGCGGGGACCGGTAAGTCGCGGCTGTTCCACGAATTCAAGGCGACGATTCGGCCGACCTGCAAAGTCCTCGAAGCCTACTCAGTCTCGCACGGCAAGGCGTCGGCGTGGCTGCCGGTGCTGGAGTTGCTGCGCGGCTATTTCGGCATTCACGATACCGACGATGCGGCGGCGCGCCGCGCGAAGGTGGCGGCGGCCCTGTCTGCGCTGGACCCCGCACTGGAAGACACGGAGCCGTACTTGTTCGGTTTGCTCGGCCTCGTCGAGGGTCCCGATCCGATTGCCCAGATGGATCCGCAGATCAAGCGGCAGCGGACGCTCGACGCGATCAAGCGGATCGTCCTGAGAGAAAGCCTGCAACAACCGGTCGTCGTGATCTTCGAGGATCTGCACTGGATCGATGCGCAGACCCAAGCCTTGCTCGACCTGCTGGCCGACGGCATCGCCCGCGCGCGCGTCTTGCTGCTGGTGAACTACCGCCCCGAGTATCGGCACGAGTGGACCAACAAGAGCTACTATGCGCAGCTCCGACTGGATCCGCTGGGCGGCGCGGAGGGGGCCGCGATGCTGGCGGCGCTGCTGGGCGAGGGGGTCGAGCTGGATCCGCTCAAGCGGCTAATTGCGGAGCGCACCGGCGGGAATCCGTTCTTTATCGAAGAGATCGTGCAGGCACTGTTCGACGCGGGCGCGCTGACGCGCAACGGCGTAGTGAAGATGACACGCTCACTCTCGCAACTGCGCTTGCCGCCGACGGTGCAGGGGATGATCGCCGCGCGCATCGATCGGCTGGCAGCCGAGCAGAAAGAATTGTTGCAGACGCTCGCGGTGATCGGGCGGGAGTCGCCGCGGGGCCTGTTAAGACAGATCGCCTCGCTCGCAGATACTCAATTCGAGCGAACGCTCGCCGATTTGCAGGGGGATGAGTTCATTTACGAGCAGCCGACCACCATCGATGTCGAGTACATCTTCAAGCACGCGCTGACCCAGGAGGTCGCCTACAACTCGTTGCTGATTGAACGGCGCAAGCTGCTGCATGAGCGCGTCGGCCAGGCGATCGAGGCGCTGTTCCCCAATCAATTGGAGGACCGCGTCACCGCGCTCGCGCATCACTACAGCCACAGCGACAACGCTGACAAGGCGGTCGAGTATCTAGGGCGCGCCGGCCAGCAGGCGATGCGGCGGTCTGCGCATTTGGCGGCAATCGGCAATTTGAAGCTGGGATTGGAATTCCTGGCGACGTTGCCGGAAACACCTGAACGGGATTGGCAGGAACTCGCATTGCAAGCCGCTCTCGGACCCTCCCTGATGGAAACCAAAGGTGATTCGACACCGGAAGTGGAGGCAGTTTGTAGCCGAGTAGCAGAACTCGGCGAGCGAATTGACGAGACTCAATATGTCTTTGGGGCGCGAGGAGGCTTGTTTCTCAATCGCATGAATAGGGGGCAATTTGAGGCCGCGCACGGAATCGCAACGCAGCTTCTCAGCCTCGCGCGGGCCTCGGACGATCCGGACAAGCTGCTCGTTGCTCATACGTTCATGGGAATAATCCTGTTCTGGACAGGTGAGCTGACAAGCGCTCACGCCCATTTCGAGCAAGCCGCTGAGCGCTTCGATCCGCCGCGGCAGCGGCGTCTTATAGCGCTCTATGGAATGGACATCGCCACGGGTTGCTCCGGGTACGCCGCGTGGCCGCTCTGGATGCTCGGCCGTCCAGACCAGGCTCTCCATAGGACCCGACGAACATTGTCGCTAGCCCAGGAACGAGGCCACTTAAGCAGTTCGGCAATGGCGCTACACCATGCGGCGTTTTGCCATGTATTCCGCAGAGAACCCCGGATTGCACGCGAATTGTTGGAGGCCGGACTGGCGCTGGCAAACGAGCACGGATTTGGGTTCTGGACAGCGCTGGATAATATTCTGCTGGGTCGGGCGCTTGCACAATCCAGTCAGGAACCAGAAGGTATCGCGCACATGGAGGAGGGGCTCGAAGCTGCGCGCGCGAGAGGATTAGGTCTCGAACTGACCTACGGCGCGCTTGCTGAAGCGTATGCGAATACGGGACGAGCCGCCGAGGGTCTGAGATTGATCGGAGAGACCTTGGCGACCGTGAGCGGTATTGGGCAGAACTCGACTGAGCCGGAACTGCATCGGATAAAAGGTGAGCTCCTACTCCTGGAAGATCGCTCCGAGCTTGGGGAGGCAGAGCGTTGTTTTCGAACCGCCATCGAAAAAGCGCAGCGCATTGGCGCGAAGTCCTGGGAATTGCGTGCGACTACCAGTCTGGCGCAGCTTCTTGGGAAGCACGGCCGTCGCGCCGAGGCGCGTGCGATGCTCGCAGAGATCTACAACTGGTTCACCGAGGGCTTCGACA